One window from the genome of Nicotiana sylvestris chromosome 9, ASM39365v2, whole genome shotgun sequence encodes:
- the LOC138878771 gene encoding lysine histidine transporter 1-like — translation MTDGCSDVQTPNISNYYCSKSADERSAEERAIDAWLPVTSNRNAKWWYSAFHNVTAMVGAGVLGLPYALAQLGWGAGVAVLVISWIITFYTLWQMVEMHEMVPGKRFDRYHELGQHAFGKKLGLWIIVPQQLIVEVGVDIVYMVTGGQSLKKFYDLVCKKDCKDIKLTYFIMIFASVHFVISHLPDFNSIVGVSLAAAVMSLRYAYYLFLY, via the exons ATGACAGATGGTTGCTCTGATG TCCAAACTCCAAATATTTCCAATTACTACTGCTCCAAGAGT GCTGATGAAAGATCTGCAGAAGAGAGGGCAATAGACGCATGGCTTCCTGTTACTTCAAACAGGAATGCAAAATGGTGGTATTCAGCTTTCCACAATGTTACTGCCATGGTTGGAGCTGGTGTCCTCGGTCTTCCTTATGCCTTGGCACAACTTGGATG GGGGGCAGGAGTAGCAGTTTTGGTGATTTCTTGGATTATAACATTTTACACATTATGGCAAATGGTTGAGATGCACGAAATGGTTCCTGGGAAACGTTTCGACAGATATCATGAACTTGGGCAACATGCTTTTGGGAAAAAACTTGGGCTATGGATTATTGTGCCACAACAATTAATTGTTGAAGTTGGAGTTGACATAGTTTATATGGTAACTGGAGGACAATCACTCAAGAAATTCTATGATTTGGTCTGTAAAAAAGATTGTAAAGACATAAAACTTACCTACTTCATTATGATCTTTGCCTCTGTCCATTTTGTTATCTC tcatctTCCTGATTTCAATTCCATAGTTGGTGTGTCTTTGGCTGCAGCTGTCATGTCCTTAAGGTATGCATATTACTTATTTCTGTATTAG
- the LOC104239354 gene encoding uncharacterized protein: MDVENSGPSYGCHVGPQDRMIMNRIMLRFRPIAPKPVADGSGPGSKPENEKAEPVSRRRGKRKYVRVKKNRKCKNSAEKEERKDGSDNNGSIVTLQLLPESSSSVTNPTDNVSFQKEISFSELDQPQWMSFHEYDNNGISAFSSTDRLDLKVTTQTPRMVESWVMVDRITNIFVDSEGLGSTDMEKMKNLETDTYPGLVSDSSDRVRWVNPAYRRMVNPLEDGGVTAEMVVKMVVKEKIREEELPAAFACIVRLVYTWKNKKNSRTMPCDVWKMEFGGFAWRFDSNAALSLGR, encoded by the exons ATGGATGTTGAGAATAGTGGGCCCTCCTATGGATGCCACGTTGGACCACAAGATAGGATGATAATGAACCGGATAATGTTAAGATTCCGGCCGATTGCACCGAAACCGGTCGCCGACGGTTCAGGTCCGGGTTCTAAACCGGAGAATGAAAAGGCAGAACCGGTTAGCAGACGAAGAGGGAAGAGAAAGTACGTTAGAGTTAAGAAAAATAGGAAGTGTAAGAATAGTGcagagaaagaagaaagaaaagatggaTCTGATAATAATGGATCTATTGTAACCCTTCAGTTACTTCCGGAGAGTAGCAGCAGTGTTACAAACCCGACAGATAACGTttcttttcaaaaagaaatcTCTTTCTCTGAGCTAGATCAACCCCAATGGATGAGTTTTCATGAATATGATAATAATGGTATATCCGCCTTCAGTTCAACGGATCGGTTAGATCTGAAG GTGACAACGCAGACACCAAGAATGGTAGAGTCTTGGGTGATGGTGGATAGAATAACAAACATATTTGTGGATAGTGAAGGCTTAGGAAGTACGGACATGGAGAAAATGAAGAATCTGGAGACGGACACGTATCCAGGGCTCGTGTCGGATAGCTCAGATAGGGTGCGGTGGGTGAATCCGGCGTACCGGAGAATGGTGAATCCTCTAGAAGACGGAGGAGTGACGGCGGAGATGGTGGTGAAGATGGTTGTGAAGGAGAAAATAAGAGAGGAAGAATTACCTGCAGCTTTTGCATGCATTGTGAGGTTAGTGTATACATGGAAGAATAAgaaaaactcacgaacaatgcCTTGTGATGTGTGGAAAATGGAGTTTGGAGGGTTTGCATGGAGGTTTGATTCTAATGCTGCACTTAGCTTGGGTCGTTAA
- the LOC104239352 gene encoding 4-coumarate--CoA ligase-like 9 — MDTTNSSSSSDPNSGFCSITKTFHSLRPPLLLPPEASPLSAASYALSLQQCPDSTAAAFIESATGRRLTFSEFRTRVISLASSLQHTFRFSKNDVAFILSPNATHVPVLYFALLSLGVIVSPANPMSTESELFKQIKLTNPVIAFATSRNFQKLPKLKHGTVLIDLPEFESMMTNTELKFEPVEVNQSDLAAIMYSSGTTGEVKGVKLSHRNFIAIIANFYAQRQERTSPVPVMLYTVPLFHVFGLHYALKSVALSETVVVMERFDLRKMLNAVEEFKVTQLVVAPPVVVAMAKGSVTSGYDLSSLVAVGSGGAPLGKDVIQAFSYKFPNTILFQGYGLTETSGAAFRAATTEEMLRGDSVGRLIANTEAKIVDPETGIALPPGEQGELWIKGPTIMQGYVGDPKTTSETLVPGGWLRTGDLCYIDHHGYLFVVDRLKELIKYKGYQVAPAELEQLLLSHPDIVDAAVIPYPDEEAGQVPMAFVVRRTQSSPDKEQVIDFISKQVAPYKKIRRVAFISSIPKNPSGKILRKELRGIHIPESKL, encoded by the exons ATGGATACTACAAATTCATCCTCCTCCTCCGACCCAAACAGCGGATTCTGTTCAATAACCAAAACTTTCCACAGTCTCCGGCCACCTCTCTTACTTCCTCCAGAAGCTTCTCCTCTTTCCGCTGCTTCTTACGCACTCTCTCTCCAACAATGCCCCGATTCCACCGCCGCCGCCTTCATCGAATCCGCCACCGGCCGCCGCTTAACCTTCTCCGAATTTCGTACACGTGTCATTTCCCTAGCTTCCTCCCTTCAACACACATTCCGCTTCTCCAAAAACGATGTCGCATTTATCCTTTCACCGAATGCAACTCACGTTCCGGTTCTCTACTTTGCACTACTCTCCCTCGGCGTTATAGTCTCTCCCGCTAATCCTATGAGTACGGAATCCGAGCTGTTTAAACAAATTAAGTTAACGAATCCTGTAATCGCTTTTGCTACGTCGAGGAACTTCCAGAAGCTTCCTAAGTTGAAACACGGAACAGTTCTTATTGACTTACCGGAGTTTGAATCGATGATGACGAATACGGAGTTGAAATTCGAGCCTGTGGAAGTGAATCAATCGGATTTGGCGGCGATTATGTATTCGTCGGGGACTACAGGGGAGGTAAAAGGAGTGAAGTTGAGTCATCGGAATTTTATTGCAATTATTGCTAATTTTTATGCTCAGAGACAAGAGCGGACGTCGCCGGTGCCGGTGATGTTGTATACGGTACCGTTGTTTCATGTGTTCGGTTTACACTATGCGTTGAAATCGGTAGCGTTGAGTGAGACTGTAGTTGTGATGGAGAGATTTGATTTGAGGAAAATGTTGAACGCGGTGGAGGAGTTTAAGGTGACGCAATTGGTGGTGGCTCCGCCGGTTGTTGTGGCAATGGCTAAAGGAAGTGTTACCAGTGGCTATGATTTGAGTTCGTTGGTAGCGGTTGGTAGTGGAGGTGCTCCGCTTGGCAAAGATGTGATCCAAGCATTTTCATACAAGTTTCCAAATACAATATTATTTCAA GGTTATGGACTAACTGAGACAAGCGGGGCAGCATTTCGAGCTGCGACTACAGAAGAAATGCTTCGTGGGGATTCAGTGGGAAGGCTAATAGCAAATACTGAAGCAAAAATTGTAGATCCAGAAACTGGCATTGCTCTGCCTCCCGGTGAACAAGGAGAGCTCTGGATTAAAGGTCCAACCATTATGCAAG GTTATGTGGGTGATCCGAAGACAACTTCTGAAACTCTGGTGCCGGGTGGATGGTTGAGGACTGGTGATCTTTGTTATATTGACCATCAtggttacctttttgttgtaGATAGGCTGAAGGAGCTAATCAAATATAAAGGATACCAG GTTGCTCCTGCTGAACTTGAACAACTTCTTCTGTCTCACCCAGATATAGTAGATGCTGCTGTGATACC ATACCCTGATGAAGAAGCTGGTCAAGTGCCCATGGCATTTGTTGTGAGACGTACCCAAAGCTCTCCagacaaagaacaagtgattgATTTTATTTCAAAACAG GTTGCTCCATATAAGAAAATAAGGCGTGTAGCATTTATTAGCTCCATACCGAAGAATCCATCTGGGAAGATTTTGAGAAAAGAATTAAGAGGGATCCATATACCAGAATCTAAGTTGTAA
- the LOC104239351 gene encoding COP9 signalosome complex subunit 3, giving the protein MNLNMDSVESLVAQIQGLSGNLSDINHLHNLLKQSEELLHSESTSVVSSLAELDPSIHSLGYLYFLKAILSGPVSKEEANGILVSVARFINSCVVEQIHLAPEKFIFICRWFKDQVILLEAPIRGVAPMLTAVRKLQVSSEQLTALHPDFLLLCVLAKCYKTGVSILEDDIFEVDQPRDFFLYCYYGGMICVGQKQFGKALELLHNVVTAPMSTLSAIAVESYKKYILVSLIRLGQFSVSFPKYTSSVAQRNLKTTSQPYLELANSYGTGKISELETFVQTNMEKFESDNNLGLVKQVVSSMYKRNIQRLTQTYLTLSLQDIANTVQLSSSKEAEMHVLQMIEDGEIYATINQKDGMVRFLEDPEQYKTCAMIEHIDSSMKRIMLLSKKLTSLDELMSCDPMYLAKVGRERQRYDFDDLDSVPQRFNI; this is encoded by the exons aTGAATCTGAACATGGATTCTGTTGAATCTCTTGTGGCTCAAATCCAAGGGCTTTCTGGAAATTTATCAGACATTAATCATCTTCACAACCTTCTCAAACAATCTGAAGAGTTACTTCACTCCGAGTCGACTAGCGTAGTTTCTTCGCTCGCTGAACTTGACCCTTCTATTCACTCCCTCGGCTACCTCTATTTCTT GAAGGCGATCTTGTCTGGCCCAGtttcaaaggaggaagctaatgGAATACTCGTTTCTGTTGCAAGATTTATCAATTCATGTGTTGTCGAGCAAATACATTTGGCACCTGAAAAAT TCATATTTATTTGTAGATGGTTTAAGGATCAAGTTATATTGCTAGAAGCACCAATTCGTGGTGTGGCTCCTATGCTGACTGCTGTTCGCAAGCTACAAGTCTCTTCTGAGCAGCTGACAGCTTTGCATCCCGATTTCCTTCTTCTTTGTGTATTAGCAAAGTGCTATAAAACTGGTGTTTCTATACTAGAGGATGACATATTTGAGGTTGATCAGCCAAGGGACTTCTTTCTTTATTGTTACTACGG GGGGATGATTTGCGTTGGACAAAAGCAATTTGGCAAAGCTTTGGAACTTCTACACAAT GTTGTGACAGCACCTATGTCCACTTTAAGTGCTATAGCGGTTGAATCTTACAAGAAGTACATTCTGGTTTCCCTCATTCGTCTTGGGCAG TTCTCCGTCAGTTTTCCCAAGTACACTTCATCGGTGGCCCAAAGAAATTTGAAGACCACCTCTCAG CCTTACCTGGAGCTGGCAAATAGTTATGGCACTGGGAAAATCTCTGAGCTTGAAACATTTGTTCAAACAAACATGGAGAAGTTTGAAAGT GACAATAATCTTGGATTAGTGAAGCAAGTAGTCTCTTCTATGTATAAGCGCAATATTCAACGATTAACTCAAACATACCTTACTCTCTCCCTTCAAGATATTGCCAACACTGTCCAACTAAGTAGCTCTAAAGAGGCAGAGATGCACGTGCTTCAAATG ATTGAAGATGGTGAAATATATGCGACTATAAATCAGAAGGATGGTATGGTTAGATTCCTGGAGGATCCTGAGCAGTATAAAACATGCGCAATGATCGAACACATTGATTCATCAATGAAGAG AATAATGTTGCTGTCAAAAAAGCTGACTTCATTGGATGAGCTTATGTCTTGTGATCCTATGTACCTAGCGAAG GTTGGCAGGGAGAGACAAAGATATGATTTTGATGATCTTGATAGTGTTCCTCAGAGATTCAACATATGA
- the LOC138878772 gene encoding uncharacterized protein, protein MAMGAWSSGDASVMWTATADCIRETTREVLGVLKGYSSGRRGDWWWNNMVQGKVKERKATYLKLVESTNEEQMRANRKRCKKARKETKLAVTEAKTAAFSRLYEELGVKGGDK, encoded by the coding sequence ATGGCTATGGGAGCCTGGAGTAGCGGGGACGCTAGTGTTATGTGGACAgcgacggcggactgtataagggAGACgacgagagaggtgttaggggtcttgAAGGGTTATTCTAGCGGGCGTCGAGGTGACTGGTGGTGGAATAACatggtccaaggtaaagtgaaAGAAAGGAAAGCGACGTACCTTAAGTTAGTGGAGAGCACCAATGAGGAGCAGATGAGAGCGAATAGAAAAAGATGTAAGAAAGCTAGGAAGGAGACAAAATTAGCGGTCACGGAAGCTAAGACTGCTGCGTTTAGTCGGTTGTATGAGGAATTGGGGGTCAAAGGTGGGGACAAGTAG